The following coding sequences are from one Phenylobacterium immobile (ATCC 35973) window:
- a CDS encoding nucleotidyl transferase AbiEii/AbiGii toxin family protein — MPRDFLHNHRQFADLIRIVAQAQGIAPALVEKDYWIMQSLYGLQQLGLTFELKGGTSLSKGYGLISRFSEDIDIRIEPPADPPVMIGRNHDKAAHVQGRKDFYDRLAQTIVIDGITSVERDTPFDDPRQYRSAGIRLTYASINGSVEGLKDGVLLEVGFDDVAPNEARDISSWAYDFAASQVEIIDNRALGVACYHPGHTLVEKLQAISTKFRQQQDTGAFPPNFMRHYYDVYSLLQDPSVQAFVGTQNYLDHKAKRFPKADNPVIAENEAFVLSDPETRATLQKAYAASSALYFRGQPAFDEILAEIAKWSPKL, encoded by the coding sequence ATGCCGCGTGATTTCCTGCACAACCATCGTCAGTTTGCCGATCTGATCCGGATCGTCGCTCAGGCGCAGGGCATTGCGCCCGCCTTGGTCGAGAAGGACTATTGGATCATGCAGAGCCTCTACGGCCTGCAGCAGCTGGGCCTGACCTTCGAGCTGAAGGGCGGCACATCGCTCTCCAAGGGCTACGGACTGATCAGTCGTTTCTCGGAAGACATCGACATCCGCATCGAGCCGCCGGCCGATCCGCCGGTGATGATCGGCCGCAACCACGACAAGGCGGCTCACGTCCAAGGCCGCAAGGACTTCTATGATCGGCTGGCGCAGACCATCGTCATCGACGGCATCACCTCGGTCGAGCGCGACACGCCGTTTGATGACCCTCGCCAATATCGCAGCGCCGGCATTCGCCTGACCTACGCCAGCATCAATGGATCGGTCGAAGGCCTGAAAGACGGCGTGCTGCTGGAAGTCGGCTTCGACGATGTCGCGCCCAACGAAGCCCGCGATATCAGCTCGTGGGCCTATGACTTCGCCGCCAGCCAGGTCGAGATCATCGACAACCGCGCCCTGGGCGTCGCCTGCTATCACCCGGGCCATACGCTGGTCGAAAAGCTGCAGGCGATCTCCACCAAGTTCCGCCAGCAGCAGGATACCGGCGCGTTCCCACCCAACTTCATGCGCCACTACTACGACGTCTATTCGCTGCTCCAGGATCCGAGCGTGCAGGCGTTTGTCGGCACGCAAAACTATCTCGACCACAAGGCCAAGCGGTTCCCGAAGGCCGACAATCCGGTCATCGCCGAGAACGAAGCCTTCGTACTGAGCGACCCCGAGACCCGCGCCACGCTGCAGAAGGCCTACGCCGCGTCGAGCGCGCTCTATTTCCGCGGCCAACCAGCCTTCGACGAGATTCTGGCCGAAATCGCCAAGTGGTCGCCCAAGCTATAA
- a CDS encoding helix-turn-helix domain-containing protein, which produces MIGHRIKVARAAAGLSLRGLAEVMGGVVSAQAIGKYERNEDMPGSRALMALADSLGVTEDYLLSEDEIALEGVDFRKKAGSSAREEATLEARTIHMLERYLAIEDLLHLRSVDWEQPRSAPHPVGDLRDAEDAARSVRDDWGLGNDPIPQLAELLEERGVKVMSLELDDIDGLAAKVRRRGRDAARVIVIKRSSWSERKRFNLAHELGHMVLSVAAGLDEEKAAHRFAGAFLVPADVLRAEVGASRSSLSLGELVALKERFGVSLQALTYRCKDLGIINQAAFAKLFRVFAERGWRAYPFEEPGRMKPELEEPRRFERLCYRALAEGVIGEARAAELLGISSRELDARLDQVAA; this is translated from the coding sequence ATGATTGGACACAGGATAAAGGTTGCGCGCGCTGCGGCCGGGCTGTCCCTCCGCGGCCTGGCAGAGGTGATGGGCGGGGTGGTGTCTGCCCAGGCCATTGGCAAGTATGAGCGCAATGAGGATATGCCTGGCTCGCGCGCCCTCATGGCCCTCGCCGACTCGCTTGGCGTGACCGAAGACTATCTTCTTTCGGAGGATGAGATCGCCCTGGAGGGCGTGGACTTCCGGAAGAAAGCCGGATCCTCGGCGCGTGAAGAAGCAACGCTCGAAGCCCGCACGATTCACATGCTCGAACGCTACTTGGCGATCGAAGACCTGCTGCATCTGCGCAGCGTCGACTGGGAGCAGCCTCGCAGCGCGCCGCACCCTGTCGGGGACCTGCGGGACGCCGAGGACGCCGCCCGCTCGGTGCGCGACGATTGGGGCCTCGGCAATGACCCTATCCCCCAGCTCGCGGAACTTCTTGAGGAACGCGGCGTGAAGGTGATGTCACTTGAGCTCGATGACATCGACGGCCTAGCGGCCAAGGTCCGGCGGCGAGGCCGAGACGCGGCCCGCGTCATCGTAATAAAGCGCAGCAGTTGGTCGGAGAGGAAACGCTTCAACCTCGCGCACGAGCTTGGCCACATGGTCCTGAGCGTGGCCGCTGGCCTCGATGAGGAGAAGGCCGCGCACAGATTCGCGGGTGCGTTTCTGGTACCGGCAGATGTGTTGCGCGCGGAGGTCGGCGCCAGCCGATCGTCGCTAAGCTTAGGCGAGCTCGTCGCGCTCAAGGAACGGTTCGGCGTCAGCCTGCAGGCGCTTACCTATCGGTGCAAAGATTTGGGCATCATCAACCAGGCGGCCTTTGCGAAGTTGTTTCGCGTCTTCGCGGAACGAGGCTGGAGGGCCTACCCATTCGAAGAGCCCGGCAGGATGAAGCCGGAGCTAGAGGAGCCCAGACGGTTCGAGCGCCTGTGCTACCGCGCGCTGGCCGAAGGGGTCATTGGTGAAGCGCGCGCCGCCGAACTCCTAGGCATCTCATCGCGCGAACTGGACGCCCGTCTCGATCAGGTGGCGGCATAG